In the genome of Metabacillus litoralis, the window GTTACTTCGTATAGGTTTTGATGAAGTTTTAGTAGTTTTTCTAATGTTTGTATTAATTGTTCAGCAGCCATCCATAACCCTCCGTAAATCTAGTTTACTTCTTATAAAATTCAACTAATCCCTTTGCAACAGCTTTAGGATCAATTGTGTAAGTTCCGTTTTCTACTTGTGCTTTGATTGCTTGTACTTTTTCCTGTCTAGCTTTCACAACCTCATTTGATTGTTGCAAATCAATTGCCTTTGAGGAAATCTCTACTTTGTCTTCTTTTGACTGAGGCTTTGTTGAAGCAGCTGCCTGCTTTTCTAAGTTCTTTTTATAAGGATTAACATTTACAGATCCAAGATTATTTATTTTCATGAGTTTCCCTCACTTTCATTCAACATTCAGTTGTCTAACATTTATATCGGTCTTTATAAATTAATTATTTAGTAATTCACTACTTTTTAGTACTTTGGGAATAGAAAGTTGCGGCTGAAGGCGAACTTTGTCGTTTGTTACGTTCGCTGATCTGTGCTTCTTGTTCTACTTGATGAAGCTGCCTTTGAATATCATTACTGCATTTTTCACATAAACGATCTTTTCTAATCGAAGTGCCACATTTCTCACACGGATATCCTAAGTTTGGAAAATTCGATAACTGTAATCTTCCAAGACGGATAAATTTTAATATCAGGTCTTTAGAGACACCTGTACCCTCGACAACCTCATCTAAAAGAGCTTTACGATTTTCACGTTTTCTTAAAAATGCATAAACCGTTTCATAGTGCTTTTCTTCTTCTTTATAACATTTATCACATACAGATCTAAATTGTGTTTGAACAAATAATGTATCGCAATTAGGGCAATTCGCTAATTCTCCCATAATCTATTCTCCTATTCCGTTTCTTTATATATAGTATATCGGCACATGTTTTAATATTTTTAACTTCTAATTAATGTTAATGAAAAAACTGAATCTGTTCCATTGTTCTTTAACACCTTAGCAGCATGTCTCAACGTACTGCCAGTCGTATAAATATCATCTATTAAAAGAATCTTCTTGTTCATTATTTTACTAGAATCTACTATAGAAAACACGTTTGAAGCTGTTAAGCGCTGTTGTCGGGATTTCTTAGATTGTTTTTCATGGTGAGTTCGTGTGAGGATATCAGTTTGAGTTAGTGGGAGAAAGTCAGCGAGCAGTTTGGCTTGGTTAAAGCCTCGTTCATATAACCGCTCTGGGCTAAGGGGAATAGGAATCGTATAATCTATTTTCTCATTAATAAAGTTTGTTTTATAGCTTGCTAAAAAATCCCTTTGAAAAACCTCTACCAAAGCAGCATCACCACGAAACTTAAAGGTAGCAAGCAACTCTTTCATCGAATCATTATACTCAAAAACAGAAACATTTTGCTGAAGAATGTTTTTCCAGTGGTGACTGTTTTCCCATGTGAGACAGTCTTGACAAACATGATCATTCTCTTGAGGTCTAAAACAATGGGGACAGGTCGGGGAATTGATCTTCCTAAGGCTCTGATAACATTCATCACAAACTTTCGGCTCACTTAATAGAAAACTCGACCAACTCATTTGCTGTGAAAGCTCTTCATGACAAATAAGACAAAGAATATTCATCAAACTCCTTGTGATTCACATAATGGTTTATCGGAAACAAGCTTTGCACATTCTGCTAGTTTCACTAATAGTGTAGTCAGTTCCTGTTTATCAATAAACTCAGCTTTAATATACATGACCTTATCAATATTTGTTACATAGCGTGGCTTTGTTTGGTTTAAAGAAAGAGCTAGAATATCGTCCAAGCATTCTGAGCAGGTACATTTGATATGAAGCCCGTGCTTATATTCATCTAACAAGTCTTTCATAATCCGTTCCATCGCATTAATAACCATATCCCTCGGTCTCCTCACTC includes:
- the flgM gene encoding flagellar biosynthesis anti-sigma factor FlgM; this encodes MKINNLGSVNVNPYKKNLEKQAAASTKPQSKEDKVEISSKAIDLQQSNEVVKARQEKVQAIKAQVENGTYTIDPKAVAKGLVEFYKK
- a CDS encoding TIGR03826 family flagellar region protein encodes the protein MGELANCPNCDTLFVQTQFRSVCDKCYKEEEKHYETVYAFLRKRENRKALLDEVVEGTGVSKDLILKFIRLGRLQLSNFPNLGYPCEKCGTSIRKDRLCEKCSNDIQRQLHQVEQEAQISERNKRQSSPSAATFYSQSTKK
- a CDS encoding ComF family protein, whose translation is MNILCLICHEELSQQMSWSSFLLSEPKVCDECYQSLRKINSPTCPHCFRPQENDHVCQDCLTWENSHHWKNILQQNVSVFEYNDSMKELLATFKFRGDAALVEVFQRDFLASYKTNFINEKIDYTIPIPLSPERLYERGFNQAKLLADFLPLTQTDILTRTHHEKQSKKSRQQRLTASNVFSIVDSSKIMNKKILLIDDIYTTGSTLRHAAKVLKNNGTDSVFSLTLIRS
- a CDS encoding late competence development ComFB family protein, coding for MVINAMERIMKDLLDEYKHGLHIKCTCSECLDDILALSLNQTKPRYVTNIDKVMYIKAEFIDKQELTTLLVKLAECAKLVSDKPLCESQGV